The region GAGGGAATGAGGTAACTTACCATTAGCTGTTTTGGGATTTCCATGGTCACAAAACCCTTCATGCCTGGTGAGATATTGACCAAAGCTGATGGCAAACTAAAGAGAGACCAGAACAGCGGGAAGATAAAGGTGATTTATGTGCAAAATAATACACATTTCTGTGAACAGAAAATGACAAATTATTACATGACAGCAATAGATTCCCAGTAAAAAGTTAATAAtctgtggaaaataaaagaaaacaaattctAATATCTACTTACATAAAGTACAAGTCATTTTGATCTAATTCCTCAATGTTCTCCAGACTTGGATCATCCTTCTGTGAAAAGAACAATTATTTATATGTTACATGTGACATACATATCATGGGACAGAGGGAATGAGAGATGACTTACCGTCTGGTGTTTATGGGATGTTCATAGCCCTTCATGCTTGGTGAGATGTTGACCAAAGCTGATGTTAAACTAAGGAAAGACCAGAAATTCAGGAAATTAAAAGTGACGTTTTTTTTTACAGCCTTCAAAGGAATGTAGTTTTAATATATGCACAGGTCCCTTACCTGGGCTGGAATTCAGTATGGTCTCTTCCACTTTCTGCACCATGGACATAGCTTTCTTCCTGAAGCCttgtgattccattttggtgcatcATTGGAAGACGTGGTTAcggcacagggggcacagagggtTGGAGCGGAGCCATCTAGAAATACATCCCTGATGGAAGCTGTGGTCACATGGAAGGACTATGACCTGCTCTCCGATCTCATATTCGGTCATACAGATGACACATGACTGGGTCTCCTCCTCTGGGGTTACATCCCTTGTTGGGAGAATTATATTTACTCTGCTGCCAATAGGAATCGCCACCGCCACCTGTGGCACTGGTGGTGTAATCACACCCACTTCCTGTTGTTGAATAGATGGGAGGGGACGGTCACCACCCCTGCTGCTCTCTCCTGTTGTTCTGGAGGGCTCCGCAGGGGCTGGCCTTAGAGGAGAGcggcttctttctcttctctcttcctGTCCCCTACGCGTTGGAGGATCTCgggtcctccttctcctctcagtgACAGCGTTGCTGTCTCTCTGATGTCCATCACTGGTGGAAGGTCTTTCCTGATCTCTTTGATGAGACCGTAACCTATGGACAATTGTGGCCTGACCTATAAATGAATGAGAATTTATCAGAATTTTTCCCAATGTTAGCAAACACTTTTGGGCTGTAGTCAtggatctatctgctgctgtggTGTTTAGGGAAAGGGGAACCCTTCAAA is a window of Ranitomeya variabilis isolate aRanVar5 chromosome 2, aRanVar5.hap1, whole genome shotgun sequence DNA encoding:
- the LOC143810126 gene encoding uncharacterized protein LOC143810126, with translation MSARELRQLIADNEAWLRRPENQGQATIVHRLRSHQRDQERPSTSDGHQRDSNAVTERRRRTRDPPTRRGQEERRERSRSPLRPAPAEPSRTTGESSRGGDRPLPSIQQQEVGVITPPVPQVAVAIPIGSRVNIILPTRDVTPEEETQSCVICMTEYEIGEQVIVLPCDHSFHQGCISRWLRSNPLCPLCRNHVFQ